Proteins encoded within one genomic window of Ideonella dechloratans:
- a CDS encoding phosphocholine-specific phospholipase C: MSTVDRRQFLQGAAAAAGTAALPPAIARALAIPAHNVAKSIQDVAHVVILMQENRSFDHYFGTLPGVRGFGDRFTIPLPDGQSVWQQSNGARTVLPYHLDSSAGNAQRAGGTPHSWHDAQFAWDHGRMTHWPLFKTNTSMGYYTEAELPFQFALANAFTVCDAYHCSLTGGTNPNRLFLWTGSNGASAAGVAAVVNEWDGMDAPTTGYTWTAYAERLQAAGVRWKIYQNMPDNFTDNPLAGFVKFRQANLDIGNNADGSPYLPYAAAMDSLNPLGKGIANTMPDGGFLQALRDDIAAGTLPQVSWVVAPATYSEHPGPSCPAQGAWYVEQTLNALTANPAVWSKTVLLVMFDENDGFFDHLPPPAAPSLNRDGSEAGASTCDVSAERFTHPAPAGTSGQPKPDGGVYGLGPRVPMLVLSPWSRGGWVNSQVFDHTSVIRFLESRFGVVETNISAWRRTVAGDLSSAFNFVNPNNEPLPSLPALTKEAVDALRAQQEAMPKVKVPGVDQQTLPVQPAGTRPSRALPYALAADATPDAAGHGLLLDFVNAGDVGAVFHVYDRLHLNRKPRRYTVGAGQRLQGRWDLRASAGRYDLWVLGPNGWHRAFVGSLARRASTPVVEARVAPRPSSGKILQVTLQNLGSVAATVRITALAYRTDGPWLFSVPPGGSVSWNPGLAGSQGWYDLQFTIEQLEGWSRRAAGRLENGQHSVSDPMMGLG; the protein is encoded by the coding sequence ATGAGCACCGTCGATCGCCGCCAGTTTCTGCAGGGCGCCGCTGCCGCGGCCGGCACCGCCGCCCTGCCGCCCGCCATCGCCCGCGCGCTGGCCATTCCGGCCCACAACGTGGCCAAGAGCATCCAGGACGTGGCCCATGTGGTCATCCTGATGCAGGAGAACCGCAGCTTCGACCACTACTTCGGCACGCTGCCGGGCGTGCGCGGCTTCGGCGACCGCTTCACCATCCCGCTGCCCGACGGGCAGAGCGTCTGGCAGCAGAGCAACGGCGCGCGCACCGTGCTGCCCTACCACCTGGACAGCAGCGCCGGCAACGCCCAGCGCGCCGGCGGCACGCCGCACTCCTGGCACGATGCGCAGTTCGCCTGGGACCACGGCCGCATGACCCACTGGCCGCTGTTCAAGACCAACACGTCCATGGGCTACTACACCGAGGCCGAGCTGCCCTTCCAGTTCGCCCTGGCCAATGCCTTCACCGTCTGCGACGCCTACCACTGCAGCCTGACCGGTGGCACCAACCCCAACCGTCTGTTCCTGTGGACCGGCAGCAACGGCGCCAGCGCCGCCGGCGTGGCCGCGGTGGTCAACGAGTGGGACGGCATGGATGCGCCCACCACCGGCTACACCTGGACGGCCTATGCCGAGCGCCTGCAGGCCGCGGGCGTGCGCTGGAAGATCTACCAGAACATGCCGGACAACTTCACCGACAACCCGCTGGCGGGCTTCGTGAAGTTCCGCCAGGCCAACCTGGACATCGGCAACAACGCCGACGGCTCGCCCTACCTGCCCTATGCCGCCGCGATGGACAGCCTGAACCCGTTGGGCAAGGGCATTGCCAACACCATGCCCGACGGCGGCTTCCTGCAGGCCCTGCGCGACGACATCGCCGCCGGCACGCTGCCCCAGGTGTCCTGGGTGGTGGCGCCGGCCACCTACAGCGAGCACCCCGGCCCCTCCTGCCCGGCCCAGGGTGCCTGGTATGTGGAGCAGACGCTCAACGCCCTGACCGCCAACCCGGCCGTCTGGAGCAAGACGGTGCTGCTGGTGATGTTCGACGAGAACGACGGCTTCTTCGACCACCTGCCGCCGCCGGCTGCGCCCTCGCTCAACCGCGACGGCAGCGAGGCCGGGGCCAGCACCTGCGATGTGAGCGCCGAGCGCTTCACCCACCCGGCGCCGGCCGGCACCAGCGGCCAGCCCAAGCCGGACGGCGGCGTCTACGGCCTGGGCCCGCGCGTGCCCATGCTGGTGCTCTCGCCCTGGAGCCGCGGCGGCTGGGTCAACTCCCAGGTCTTCGACCACACCTCGGTGATCCGCTTCCTGGAGTCGCGCTTTGGCGTGGTGGAGACCAACATCAGCGCCTGGCGCCGCACCGTGGCGGGCGACCTGAGCTCGGCCTTCAACTTCGTCAACCCGAACAACGAGCCCCTGCCCAGCCTGCCGGCGCTGACCAAGGAGGCGGTGGATGCGCTGCGCGCCCAGCAGGAGGCCATGCCCAAGGTGAAGGTGCCCGGCGTGGACCAGCAAACCCTGCCGGTGCAGCCGGCCGGCACCCGGCCCTCGCGCGCGCTGCCCTACGCCCTGGCGGCGGACGCCACGCCCGATGCCGCTGGCCACGGCCTGCTGCTGGACTTCGTCAATGCGGGCGACGTGGGCGCGGTGTTCCACGTCTATGACCGCCTGCACCTGAACCGCAAGCCGCGCCGCTACACCGTGGGCGCCGGCCAGCGCCTGCAGGGCCGCTGGGACCTGCGCGCCAGCGCCGGCCGCTACGACCTGTGGGTGCTGGGCCCCAATGGCTGGCACCGGGCCTTCGTGGGCAGCCTGGCCCGCCGCGCCAGCACGCCGGTGGTGGAGGCTCGGGTGGCGCCCCGGCCCAGCAGCGGCAAGATCCTGCAGGTCACGCTGCAGAACCTGGGCAGCGTGGCGGCCACCGTGCGCATCACCGCGCTGGCCTACCGCACCGACGGGCCCTGGCTGTTCTCGGTGCCGCCGGGCGGCAGCGTCAGCTGGAACCCGGGCCTGGCCGGCTCCCAGGGTTGGTACGACCTGCAGTTCACCATCGAGCAGCTGGAGGGCTGGAGCCGCCGCGCCGCCGGCCGCCTGGAAAACGGCCAGCACAGCGTCAGCGACCCGATGATGGGCCTGGGCTGA
- the queA gene encoding tRNA preQ1(34) S-adenosylmethionine ribosyltransferase-isomerase QueA → MSVSPSPAPSSQGASAFTLADFDFPLPPELIAQQPAAERSAARLLDGRGDRPVDRVFRELPGLLQPGDLLVFNDTRVLKARLHGEKATGGSVEALVERVLPTPPGGPGELLAHVRASKSPKPGSTVRLGTDRGEGFEAEVIGRAGPDNALFHLRVPGDPFALLEAFGHVPLPPYITHDDAPEDETRYQTVFAARPGAVAAPTAALHFDEGVLAALAARGIERTQVTLHVGAGTFQPVRTENIAEHKMHSEWFEVPQATVDAIARTRAAGGRIVSVGTTTLRALESAAVQTGSREGLDRACHGETDIFITPGFRFRVVDRLVTNFHLPKSTLMMLVSAFAGHDHIMALYRHAIEARYRFFSYGDAMLLDRR, encoded by the coding sequence ATGTCTGTGTCTCCCTCGCCCGCGCCCTCGTCTCAGGGTGCCTCGGCCTTCACCCTGGCCGATTTTGATTTCCCCCTCCCTCCCGAACTGATCGCGCAGCAGCCCGCCGCCGAGCGCAGCGCCGCCCGCCTGCTTGATGGCCGCGGCGACCGCCCGGTGGACCGGGTCTTCCGCGAACTGCCCGGCCTGCTCCAGCCCGGCGACCTGCTGGTCTTCAACGACACCCGGGTGCTCAAGGCCCGCCTGCATGGCGAGAAGGCCACCGGCGGCAGCGTCGAAGCCCTGGTCGAGCGCGTGCTGCCCACCCCGCCGGGCGGGCCCGGTGAGCTGCTGGCCCATGTGCGCGCCAGCAAGTCGCCCAAGCCCGGCAGCACCGTGCGCCTGGGCACCGACCGCGGCGAAGGCTTCGAGGCCGAGGTGATCGGCCGCGCCGGGCCGGACAACGCCCTGTTCCACCTGCGCGTGCCGGGCGACCCCTTCGCCCTGCTGGAGGCCTTCGGCCATGTGCCGCTGCCGCCCTACATCACGCACGACGACGCGCCGGAGGACGAGACCCGCTACCAGACCGTCTTCGCCGCCCGCCCGGGCGCGGTGGCCGCCCCCACGGCCGCCCTGCACTTTGACGAAGGCGTGCTGGCCGCGCTGGCCGCGCGCGGCATCGAGCGCACCCAGGTCACCCTGCACGTGGGCGCCGGCACCTTCCAGCCGGTGCGCACCGAGAACATCGCCGAGCACAAGATGCACAGCGAGTGGTTCGAGGTGCCGCAGGCCACGGTGGACGCCATCGCCCGCACCCGGGCCGCGGGCGGGCGCATCGTCTCGGTGGGCACCACCACGCTGCGGGCCCTGGAATCGGCCGCGGTGCAAACCGGCAGCCGCGAGGGCCTGGACCGGGCCTGCCACGGCGAGACCGACATCTTCATCACCCCGGGCTTCCGCTTCCGGGTGGTGGACCGGCTGGTGACCAACTTCCACCTGCCCAAGAGCACGCTGATGATGCTGGTGAGCGCCTTTGCCGGCCACGACCACATCATGGCGCTCTACCGTCACGCCATCGAGGCGCGCTACCGCTTCTTCAGCTACGGCGACGCCATGCTGCTGGACCGGCGCTGA
- a CDS encoding ABC transporter substrate-binding protein, which produces MRRKLVWALAGLLLGAPAWAAAPSEGPAPIRVGFICPFTGGSADFGTAARLGAELAVSEVNQAGGYLGRPLELVARDDKSNPDEGRKIAEELVQGKKADFTIGFCNSGVALKSLEVFQNAHHLLMIPVATGTALTAQFPPASSFIFRVSPRDALQAAFLVDEVQRRSLNKVAVFADKTGYGEGGLKDVERFLAQKSLKPVYVARFDLGTASLTAQMREAKAAGAEAIIAYTVGPEMGMLAQSRAEAGVNADLLGPWTLALRSAEDRGGKALEGAAMVQTIVPDTTLERRTSFIARLHRLRGKEPLGSLMAAAQSYDAVYLMLGALFQTQGHAEGEALKNALEHLNRPYSGVVTTYDQPFSPSDHDAISANMLWLATWRRGELHFFYPEDARKATVIQRKPGAAH; this is translated from the coding sequence ATGCGACGCAAGCTGGTGTGGGCCCTGGCGGGCCTGCTGTTGGGAGCCCCCGCCTGGGCCGCCGCCCCCTCGGAGGGCCCTGCGCCGATCCGGGTCGGCTTCATCTGCCCCTTCACCGGCGGCTCGGCCGACTTCGGCACCGCCGCGCGGCTGGGGGCCGAGCTGGCCGTCAGCGAGGTCAACCAGGCCGGCGGTTACCTGGGCCGCCCGCTGGAGCTGGTCGCGCGCGACGACAAGTCCAATCCCGACGAGGGCCGCAAGATCGCCGAGGAGCTGGTGCAAGGCAAGAAAGCCGACTTCACCATCGGCTTCTGCAACTCCGGGGTGGCGCTCAAGTCGCTGGAGGTGTTCCAGAACGCCCACCACCTGCTGATGATCCCGGTGGCCACCGGGACGGCGCTCACCGCCCAGTTCCCGCCGGCCAGCAGCTTCATCTTCCGCGTCTCCCCGCGCGACGCCCTGCAGGCCGCCTTCCTGGTCGACGAGGTGCAGCGCCGCAGCCTGAACAAGGTGGCGGTCTTCGCCGACAAGACCGGCTATGGCGAGGGCGGCCTGAAGGATGTCGAGCGCTTCCTGGCCCAGAAGAGCCTGAAGCCGGTCTACGTGGCCCGCTTCGACCTGGGCACCGCCAGCCTGACGGCCCAGATGCGCGAGGCCAAAGCGGCGGGGGCCGAGGCCATCATCGCCTACACGGTCGGCCCCGAAATGGGCATGCTGGCCCAGTCGCGTGCCGAGGCCGGCGTCAACGCCGACCTGCTGGGGCCCTGGACGCTGGCGCTGCGCTCGGCCGAGGACCGGGGCGGCAAGGCACTGGAAGGTGCGGCCATGGTCCAGACCATCGTGCCGGACACGACGCTGGAGCGCCGGACCTCCTTCATCGCCCGGCTGCACCGCCTGCGCGGCAAGGAGCCGCTGGGCTCGCTGATGGCCGCCGCCCAGTCCTACGACGCCGTCTACCTCATGCTGGGCGCGCTGTTCCAGACCCAGGGCCACGCCGAGGGCGAGGCACTCAAGAATGCGCTGGAGCACCTGAACCGGCCCTACAGCGGCGTGGTGACCACCTACGACCAGCCCTTCTCGCCCAGCGACCACGACGCCATCAGCGCCAACATGCTGTGGCTGGCCACCTGGCGCCGGGGGGAGTTGCACTTCTTCTACCCCGAGGACGCCCGCAAGGCGACGGTCATCCAGCGCAAGCCGGGCGCCGCGCACTGA
- the argG gene encoding argininosuccinate synthase encodes MSATILQQLPTGVRVGIAFSGGLDTSAAVHWMRSKGAVPCAYTANLGQPDESDYEEIPRKAKAYGADIARLIDCRTQLVAEGIAAIQSGAFHISTGGATYFNTTPLGRAVTGTMLVAAMKEDGVNIWGDGSTYKGNDIERFYRYGLLVNPALKIYKPWLDQRFIDELGGRKEMSEYLIANGFDYKMSVEKAYSTDSNMLGATHEAKDLEFLNAGMHIVKPIMGVAFWKPEVEVKAETVSVRFEEGVPVALNGQTFANAVALFEEANKIGGRHGLGMCDQIENRIIEAKSRGIYEAPGMALLHIAYERLVTGIHNEDSIEQYRMNGRKLGRLLYQGRWFDPQCMMLRESAQRWIARAVTGEVTLELRRGNDYSIMNTESPNLTYAPERLSMEKVENAAFTPADRIGQLTMRNLDIADTREKLGIYSDAGLLGRPDSSIGLITAPDKA; translated from the coding sequence GTGTCCGCCACCATCCTGCAACAACTCCCCACCGGCGTGCGCGTCGGCATCGCCTTCTCCGGTGGCCTGGACACCAGCGCCGCCGTGCACTGGATGCGCTCCAAGGGCGCCGTGCCCTGCGCCTACACCGCCAACCTGGGCCAGCCCGACGAGAGCGACTACGAGGAAATCCCGCGCAAGGCCAAGGCCTACGGCGCCGACATCGCCCGCCTGATCGACTGCCGCACGCAGCTGGTGGCCGAGGGCATCGCCGCCATCCAGTCCGGGGCCTTCCACATCAGCACCGGCGGCGCGACCTACTTCAACACCACCCCGCTGGGCCGCGCCGTGACCGGCACCATGCTGGTGGCGGCGATGAAGGAAGACGGCGTCAACATCTGGGGCGACGGCTCGACCTACAAGGGCAACGACATCGAGCGCTTCTACCGCTACGGCCTGCTGGTCAACCCCGCGCTGAAGATCTACAAGCCCTGGCTGGACCAGCGCTTCATCGACGAGCTGGGCGGCCGCAAGGAGATGAGCGAGTACCTCATCGCCAACGGCTTCGACTACAAGATGAGCGTGGAGAAGGCCTACTCGACCGACTCCAACATGCTGGGCGCCACCCACGAGGCCAAGGACCTGGAGTTCCTCAACGCCGGCATGCACATCGTCAAGCCCATCATGGGCGTGGCCTTCTGGAAGCCCGAGGTCGAGGTCAAGGCTGAAACGGTCAGCGTGCGCTTCGAGGAAGGCGTGCCGGTGGCCCTGAACGGCCAGACATTCGCCAACGCCGTGGCCCTGTTCGAAGAGGCCAACAAGATCGGCGGCCGCCACGGCCTGGGCATGTGCGACCAGATCGAGAACCGCATCATCGAGGCCAAGAGCCGCGGCATCTACGAAGCCCCGGGCATGGCGCTGCTGCACATCGCCTACGAGCGCCTGGTGACCGGCATCCACAACGAGGATTCCATCGAGCAGTACCGCATGAACGGCCGCAAGCTCGGCCGCCTGCTATACCAGGGCCGCTGGTTCGACCCGCAGTGCATGATGCTGCGCGAATCGGCCCAGCGCTGGATCGCCCGCGCCGTGACCGGCGAGGTGACCCTGGAGCTGCGCCGCGGCAACGACTACTCGATCATGAACACCGAGAGCCCCAACCTGACCTATGCGCCGGAACGCCTGAGCATGGAGAAGGTGGAGAACGCCGCCTTCACGCCGGCCGACCGCATCGGCCAGCTGACGATGCGCAACCTGGACATCGCCGACACCCGCGAGAAGTTGGGCATCTACAGCGACGCCGGCCTGCTGGGCCGCCCGGACAGCAGCATCGGCCTGATCACCGCGCCCGACAAGGCCTGA
- the recG gene encoding ATP-dependent DNA helicase RecG, translating into MPDARATARSAPAAAPAAAPATDKSRSGPARALERLGLTTPLALALHLPLRYEDETRLTPLREGRLGLPLQTEGVVTESKVELRPRRQLVVRLQDDAGDELVLRFIHFYPSHQKTLAPGARVRVRGELRGGFFGREMVHPTFKAVQDGTPLAASLTPVYPSTAQLPQAYLRKAVAAGLGRAPLDEVLPAGSVPAGLPTLRDALHFLHHPPPKAQLATLEDHSHPAWQRLKFEELLAQQLSQMQSRRERALLAAPALPARPGGLHERLLAQLPWGLTRAQHRVCEEIATDLAQPQPMHRLLQGDVGAGKTVVAALCAAIAMDQGWQCALMAPTEILAEQHFAKLVQWLEPLGITVAWLTGSRKGKARQAMLAKVASGEALLVVGTHAVIQDDVVFSKLGLAIVDEQHRFGVAQRLELRRKLRAQTDDGRPLEPHLLMMSATPIPRTLAMTYYADLEVSTIDELPPGRTPIVTKVFADSRRHEVMERIGEEVARGRQVYWVCPLIEESENDDNSRGTPLSELSNATATREDLAQALPGVEVGLLHGRMPPAEKAAVMARFSAGALQVLVATTVIEVGVDVPNASLMVIEHAERFGLAQLHQLRGRVGRGSVASVCVLLYGTPLSDSGKQRLKAMVETTDGFEIARRDLEIRGPGEFMGARQSGDALLRFADLAEDAPLLARARSLASQLLDRHPAAARAQVARWLGQKAEFLKA; encoded by the coding sequence ATGCCTGACGCCCGCGCCACGGCCCGCTCTGCGCCTGCCGCCGCCCCTGCTGCTGCCCCGGCCACCGACAAATCCCGCTCGGGGCCGGCCCGCGCCCTGGAGCGCCTGGGCCTGACCACACCCCTGGCCCTGGCCCTGCACCTGCCCCTGCGCTACGAGGACGAGACCCGCCTGACCCCGCTGCGCGAGGGCCGGCTGGGCCTGCCGCTGCAGACCGAGGGCGTGGTGACCGAATCCAAGGTGGAGCTGCGCCCGCGCCGCCAGCTGGTGGTGCGGCTGCAGGACGACGCTGGCGATGAGCTGGTGCTGCGCTTCATCCACTTCTACCCCTCGCACCAGAAGACGCTGGCCCCCGGCGCGCGGGTGCGGGTGCGCGGCGAGCTGCGCGGCGGCTTCTTCGGCCGCGAGATGGTGCACCCCACCTTCAAGGCGGTGCAGGACGGCACGCCGCTGGCGGCCTCGCTCACCCCCGTTTATCCCAGCACCGCCCAGCTGCCGCAGGCCTATCTGCGCAAGGCGGTGGCCGCCGGCCTGGGCCGCGCGCCGCTGGACGAGGTGCTGCCCGCCGGCAGCGTGCCCGCGGGCCTGCCCACGCTGCGCGATGCGCTGCACTTCCTGCACCATCCGCCGCCCAAGGCCCAGCTGGCCACGCTGGAAGACCACAGCCACCCCGCCTGGCAGCGCCTGAAGTTCGAGGAGCTGCTGGCCCAGCAGCTCTCGCAGATGCAGTCGCGCCGCGAGCGGGCCCTGCTGGCCGCCCCCGCCCTGCCCGCCCGGCCCGGCGGTCTGCACGAGCGCTTGCTGGCCCAGCTGCCCTGGGGCCTGACCCGGGCCCAGCACCGGGTGTGCGAGGAGATTGCCACCGACCTGGCCCAGCCCCAGCCCATGCACCGCCTGCTGCAGGGCGATGTGGGCGCGGGCAAGACGGTGGTGGCCGCGCTGTGCGCCGCCATCGCCATGGACCAGGGCTGGCAGTGCGCGCTGATGGCGCCCACCGAGATCCTGGCCGAACAGCACTTTGCCAAGCTGGTGCAGTGGCTGGAGCCGCTGGGCATCACCGTGGCCTGGCTGACCGGCAGCCGCAAGGGCAAGGCGCGCCAGGCCATGCTGGCCAAGGTGGCCAGCGGCGAGGCCCTGCTGGTGGTGGGCACGCACGCGGTGATCCAGGACGACGTGGTGTTCTCCAAGCTGGGCCTGGCCATCGTGGACGAGCAGCACCGCTTCGGCGTGGCGCAACGGCTGGAGCTGCGGCGCAAGCTGCGCGCGCAGACCGACGACGGCCGGCCGCTGGAGCCGCACCTGCTGATGATGAGCGCCACGCCCATCCCGCGCACCCTGGCCATGACCTACTACGCCGACCTGGAGGTCTCCACCATCGACGAGCTGCCGCCCGGGCGCACACCCATCGTCACCAAGGTGTTCGCCGACAGCCGGCGCCACGAGGTGATGGAGCGCATCGGCGAGGAGGTGGCGCGCGGCCGGCAGGTCTACTGGGTCTGCCCGCTGATCGAGGAAAGCGAGAACGACGACAACAGCCGCGGCACGCCGCTGTCGGAGCTGAGCAATGCCACCGCCACCCGCGAGGACCTGGCCCAGGCCCTGCCCGGCGTGGAGGTGGGCCTGCTGCACGGGCGCATGCCGCCGGCCGAGAAGGCCGCGGTGATGGCGCGCTTCTCGGCCGGCGCGCTGCAGGTGCTGGTGGCCACCACGGTGATCGAGGTGGGCGTGGATGTGCCCAATGCCAGCCTGATGGTGATCGAGCATGCCGAGCGCTTCGGCCTGGCCCAGCTGCACCAGCTGCGCGGCCGGGTGGGCCGCGGCAGCGTGGCCAGCGTCTGCGTGCTGCTCTACGGCACGCCGCTGTCGGACAGCGGCAAGCAGCGCCTGAAGGCCATGGTGGAGACCACCGACGGCTTCGAGATCGCCCGGCGCGACCTGGAGATCCGCGGCCCCGGCGAGTTCATGGGCGCACGCCAGTCGGGCGACGCCCTGTTGCGTTTTGCCGACCTGGCCGAAGACGCACCGCTGCTGGCGCGCGCGCGCAGCCTGGCCAGCCAGCTGCTGGACCGCCACCCGGCCGCCGCACGGGCCCAGGTGGCGCGCTGGCTGGGGCAAAAGGCCGAGTTCCTGAAAGCCTGA
- a CDS encoding c-type cytochrome has translation MIARAAFPFTPSAPLRLWPVLALLAAGAAQAAAPAVDGARAERIAQGAGCFGCHQIDPRPTDEDEDDDQSAATTPAARPPIAPAWRNVATKYRHDGGALERLTRAVLGGSNPYDPHWKYQVTGLAMPANRIAISEDDARLVVRWILSLDDAD, from the coding sequence ATGATCGCCCGCGCCGCCTTCCCGTTCACCCCTTCCGCCCCCCTGCGTCTGTGGCCCGTGCTGGCGCTGCTGGCGGCGGGTGCCGCCCAGGCGGCCGCCCCGGCGGTCGACGGGGCGCGGGCCGAGCGCATCGCCCAGGGGGCCGGCTGCTTCGGCTGCCACCAGATCGACCCCCGGCCCACCGACGAGGACGAGGACGATGACCAATCCGCCGCCACGACGCCCGCGGCCCGTCCCCCCATCGCCCCGGCCTGGCGCAACGTGGCCACCAAGTACCGCCATGACGGCGGCGCCCTGGAGCGCCTGACCCGCGCCGTGCTGGGCGGCTCCAACCCCTACGACCCGCACTGGAAGTACCAGGTCACTGGCCTGGCCATGCCGGCCAACCGCATCGCCATCAGCGAGGACGATGCCCGCCTGGTGGTGCGCTGGATCCTGTCGCTGGACGACGCGGACTGA
- a CDS encoding IMPACT family protein, protein MAFTLAHPVHSELLIKKSRFIGCVEPMADRAAAQARVAALKAEHPAAAHVCWALLAGGQSAANDDGEPGGTAGRPMLDVLRHQELEGVLATVVRYFGGVKLGAGGLVRAYTDSVAQALLQAERVTLQKRLTLACQVPYALEGRIRRALEAAEAPLLGAQHAALVRLDFSVTEGQQAALVAQLEELGQGQLGWVAHPEEG, encoded by the coding sequence ATGGCCTTCACCCTTGCCCACCCTGTCCACAGCGAGCTGCTGATCAAGAAAAGCCGTTTCATCGGCTGCGTCGAGCCCATGGCCGACCGCGCCGCGGCCCAGGCCCGGGTGGCCGCGCTGAAGGCCGAGCACCCCGCCGCCGCCCATGTCTGCTGGGCCCTGCTGGCCGGGGGCCAATCGGCCGCCAACGACGACGGCGAGCCCGGCGGCACGGCCGGCCGGCCGATGCTGGACGTGCTGCGCCACCAGGAACTGGAAGGCGTGCTGGCCACCGTGGTGCGCTACTTCGGCGGGGTGAAGCTGGGCGCCGGCGGGCTGGTGCGGGCCTACACCGACAGCGTGGCCCAGGCCCTGCTGCAGGCCGAGCGGGTGACCTTGCAGAAGCGGCTGACCCTGGCCTGCCAGGTGCCGTATGCGCTGGAGGGCCGCATCCGCCGGGCGCTGGAAGCCGCCGAAGCCCCGCTGCTGGGCGCCCAGCACGCCGCGCTGGTGCGGCTGGACTTCAGCGTGACGGAGGGCCAGCAGGCGGCGCTGGTGGCCCAGCTGGAGGAACTGGGCCAGGGCCAGCTGGGCTGGGTGGCCCACCCGGAAGAGGGCTGA
- the tgt gene encoding tRNA guanosine(34) transglycosylase Tgt: MLQFELLKTDGLARRGRLTLNHGVVQTPIFMPVGTYGTVKGVLPRSLHDMGAQIILGNTFHLWMRPGLDVMQSFGGLHGFERWDKPILTDSGGFQVWSLGEMRKISEEGVKFASPVNGDRLFLTPEVSMQIQTLLNSDIVMQFDECTPYETKGHLTTEKEARFSMELSRRWAKRCIAEFERLQNPNALFGIVQGGMFEHLREESLQALVEMDLPGYAIGGVSVGEPKEDMLRIMAHTPHRLPAHKPRYLMGVGTPEDLVAGVACGVDMFDCVMPTRNARNGHLFTRFGDLKIRNARHKSDHRPIDETCSCYACTGDASNGGFSRAYLHHLDRCGEMLGPMLATIHNLHYYLNLMREVREALDADRFEEFRRQFATDRARGV, translated from the coding sequence ATGCTCCAGTTCGAACTGCTCAAGACCGACGGCCTGGCCCGCCGCGGCCGCCTGACCCTGAACCACGGCGTCGTGCAAACGCCGATCTTCATGCCCGTGGGCACCTACGGCACCGTCAAGGGTGTGCTGCCGCGTTCGCTGCACGACATGGGCGCGCAGATCATCCTGGGCAACACCTTCCACCTCTGGATGCGCCCCGGCCTGGACGTGATGCAGAGCTTCGGCGGCCTGCACGGTTTCGAACGCTGGGACAAGCCCATCCTGACCGACTCCGGCGGCTTCCAGGTCTGGAGCCTGGGCGAGATGCGCAAGATCAGCGAGGAGGGCGTCAAGTTCGCCTCGCCGGTCAACGGCGACCGCCTCTTCCTCACGCCCGAAGTCAGCATGCAGATCCAGACCTTGCTGAACTCGGACATCGTGATGCAGTTCGACGAGTGCACGCCCTACGAGACCAAGGGCCACCTCACCACCGAGAAGGAGGCCCGCTTCTCGATGGAGCTGAGCCGCCGCTGGGCCAAGCGCTGCATCGCCGAGTTCGAGCGCCTGCAGAACCCCAACGCCCTGTTCGGCATCGTGCAGGGCGGCATGTTCGAGCACCTGCGTGAAGAGTCCCTGCAGGCCCTGGTCGAGATGGACCTGCCCGGCTACGCCATCGGCGGCGTCAGCGTGGGCGAGCCCAAGGAGGACATGCTGCGCATCATGGCCCACACCCCGCACCGGCTGCCGGCACACAAGCCGCGCTACCTGATGGGCGTGGGCACGCCCGAGGACCTGGTGGCCGGCGTGGCCTGCGGCGTGGACATGTTCGACTGCGTCATGCCCACCCGCAACGCGCGCAACGGCCACCTGTTCACCCGCTTCGGCGACCTGAAGATCCGCAACGCCCGCCACAAGAGCGACCACCGGCCCATCGACGAGACCTGCAGCTGCTACGCCTGCACCGGCGACGCCAGCAATGGCGGCTTCAGCCGGGCCTATCTGCACCACCTGGACCGCTGCGGCGAAATGCTCGGCCCCATGCTGGCCACCATTCACAACCTGCACTACTACCTGAACCTGATGCGCGAAGTGCGCGAGGCGCTGGACGCCGACCGCTTCGAGGAATTCCGCCGGCAGTTCGCCACCGACCGCGCTCGCGGCGTCTGA